GTCCCTCGTGAACACATAGATAGGATCCTATACCATGGCTTGTTCCATGGTGGTAATCCAGCCCATACCTCCATAGAGGCTGCCTTGCAATTGCATCTAACGTCTTTCCATCAGTTCCCTTCGGGAAATGGCTCAATGCTAGCTGAATATGACCTTTCAACACCAAAGTGTACCGTTCTTTTAGTTCCGCGGAGGGGTTTCCAAAATGCAAAGTCCTGGTAATATCAGTAGTTCCTTCCAAGTAATGAGCCCCAGAATCACACAAGAATACCTCTGACCTGTCAATCACCTTCGATTCTGCCTCCGTAGGAGCGTAATGAATGATAGAAGCGTTGCTACCTGTGCTAGCAATTGTAGCAAAGCTTTCTCCACGAAAATTAGCCATTTCTGAGCGATATTTAGACAGCACCTGCGTACTTTGATACTCGGTCAGCTTGTGGTGCAGAAGATATTCTTCGAGCCAAGCAAAAAATCTAACCAGTGCTATTCCATCTTTCCACTGAGCCATCTTATGATTCTTGAGTTCCACAGGGTTCTTGATACACTTCATATTAGTCACCATGGATTCAAATATAACTTCAGATACTGTTGGAGGAATGTTACTGGCCAAAGCAAAAGAGCAATTTGAGGGCACAACGACAGCAAATCCCGATTCTAAAAGTTGAAGATCATCCCAGAATGACCCATAAGGTTGCACTCTGCAACCCAGATCCTTCAGGTGATCAGAAACTGGTGGAGTTAAAGACGAAATTTTGGGAATATAGAGACATAACGAATTCTCAAGCACCACCAGATAAGATATAAAAACTGGATTAAAAGGAATGTCCCCCGAGCCACGCAAGTTTAAGATCCAAGCGATATCATCTAATGCTGTGACAAAAAGTGCGCTGGCgttttttgttttcaactGCTGTCTTATTCTTTGGATTTTATCCTCACTAGACTCCCCTGTGTATCTTTGGTCCAATGGAAAAATGTTGGACGTACTTAGTCTTGGACGATCAGTCCAGATCCTGTCAACGAGGTTGTCATTGGTGGGTTCAAACTGTATGTTTAAGTCATGGCACTTATCTAAAAACCATTCTCCAAGCTTGCGAGTAATTAAACGTGGGTCCACACTAATTCGGCGGTAATTGACATCCAAGGCCAAGGCTTGTTGTAAACACCAATCTTGCCACGTGATATACCCATTTGTGTTAAGTTTAAGCAGTTTCCAGTTAGAATCTAGCTGCCTTTCGGCCTGTAAGAAGTAGCGTCCATCTGTAGACAAGACGGCCTCTCCAGTCAAGCTGACAACGGCAACACCGCTAGAACCGTCGAAACCACTTATAAAACCTCTTCGCATATCTTTCTCTGATGTGTACTCGCTTTGGTGTTGGTCCTCGCTAGGTACGATATATACACCAATATTGAGTCTTTTCATTTCAAATCTAAGGGCACGGAGCCTTTCGGTTGTGTCAACTTTTGCGTCTATTGTCCAATATCCAGTTGAAAGTTTTTCTGTCTTGACGTCTTGCAAGGAGTCATCAGAGTCATTGTCATAATACTCTAGAagcttttcattttcttctgtgGCTCTGCTCTTTCGGGAAAAGCGACCGTGTAAGAGGTATGACAGAGCGCTTAGACATCCAGCACCAGCATCTGGAGAGACTGAGTATTGGTATACCATCCAGCTGTATATTAAAGGCGGTTGATTTGAGATTGAggaaagaagaggaagaagaattcaaaattgtGACTAACAAGGCGACTGGGATAGCGCATACTTCGGGATCGGCAAACAGAGCAAATACTTCGTTTACGGAACTGTAAGCGCGTGCGCGATTTCCGTTATCTACGCCAATGACGTAAGAACGAATTttatcttttttttttttttttttccttcctgAAATTATCGCTTATGTAAGATCTATTTATCCATCATGTTGAACACTTTGGCAATCAAGTAGTCGTTCCATGAATCTGGATTTAGTTCACCAAAGGTTGCGACTTCGAAAGCCTTTCTTACACcagcaaagaaattaaacCAAAGGGCAACCAGAAGCACTACTCCCAAAACAATGGGACCAGGGACGGCATCAAAGTGATTGCCTGACCTCTTCTTAATCAATTCCAGTCGGGTCATGTAGATGTAGTAGCCCCACAATGCTGAGAAGATCGACATTGCAAAATACAGATAGGCCAACACAGTGGCCACTGTGGGCATGTGCGACGATTTAACCGTTGAATAGATCAAAAACGTCAAAGTAGTAAGCATCGTCGTCACGTGCAGCCACCTCAAAAATGTTCTCTCGTTAGCCAGCCAGACCTTGGCTTCCACTCGGACAGGGCCCAAGTTTTTAAGATACTCGGTAGGCTTATTGACACCAGCAGGTAGAATTACTTCCTCGTCTTCAGATTCATAATCTAGTTTACTGGAGACATTGCGGTTAGCACTTCTGTTGTGGATTCTTGCAGTTGCCAGAGAGAGCCTGCGAGCagacgatgaagatgattcattatcatcatcactttGTTCCTCCAGGTCAAATACATCATCTCTCTCCTCAATGATGTTATTCAGTTTTGGATTGTTGACTCCGCTTGTCGGGTTGATCGATGGAgacaaaatcttttcatgAAGTTGCTTCAAATTTGACTCAGTGGGGACAATCGGTGCCGTATTATCAGTGTAATCAGCACCTTTAGGTGGTCTCCTTATGTCTTGATCCAAATCTGGCAGCCAGAAGGGCAAAATGTCTAGATTATCATCCTCCAAGAAGAGCGAAGAAATACCTTGGATGAATTTGGAGAAGTTAGGAACTTCCTTAACCA
This window of the Komagataella phaffii GS115 chromosome 2, complete sequence genome carries:
- a CDS encoding Protein involved in negative regulation of transcription of iron regulon, which gives rise to MVYQYSVSPDAGAGCLSALSYLLHGRFSRKSRATEENEKLLEYYDNDSDDSLQDVKTEKLSTGYWTIDAKVDTTERLRALRFEMKRLNIGVYIVPSEDQHQSEYTSEKDMRRGFISGFDGSSGVAVVSLTGEAVLSTDGRYFLQAERQLDSNWKLLKLNTNGYITWQDWCLQQALALDVNYRRISVDPRLITRKLGEWFLDKCHDLNIQFEPTNDNLVDRIWTDRPRLSTSNIFPLDQRYTGESSEDKIQRIRQQLKTKNASALFVTALDDIAWILNLRGSGDIPFNPVFISYLVVLENSLCLYIPKISSLTPPVSDHLKDLGCRVQPYGSFWDDLQLLESGFAVVVPSNCSFALASNIPPTVSEVIFESMVTNMKCIKNPVELKNHKMAQWKDGIALVRFFAWLEEYLLHHKLTEYQSTQVLSKYRSEMANFRGESFATIASTGSNASIIHYAPTEAESKVIDRSEVFLCDSGAHYLEGTTDITRTLHFGNPSAELKERYTLVLKGHIQLALSHFPKGTDGKTLDAIARQPLWRYGLDYHHGTSHGIGSYLCVHEGPVGIGTIVGNETPLQPGNFISNEPGFYKDGEYGFRIESDMAVVDSNYTNLNDDPFFKFDYYTRVPFCRKLIDEDLLNIEERRWLNRYHEVLRNELGDVLIDDFDDMRAWEYLCKETKGFEE